The following proteins are co-located in the Oenanthe melanoleuca isolate GR-GAL-2019-014 chromosome 4, OMel1.0, whole genome shotgun sequence genome:
- the UGT8 gene encoding 2-hydroxyacylsphingosine 1-beta-galactosyltransferase: MKPYAPAFFLLWSAVGIARAAKIVVVPPIMFESHLYIFKTLASALHDQGHQTVFLLSEGREIPPSNHYRLQRYPGIFNSSTSDDFLQSKMRSIFSGRLTALELFDILEHYSKNCDMIVGNRNLMRALKQEKFDLLLVDPNEMCGFVIAHLLGVKYAVFSTGLWYPAEVGAPAPLSYVPEFNSLLTDHMNLFERIKNTVVYLISRFGVSFLVLPKYERIMQKHKVLPERSMYDLVHGSSLWMLCTDVALEFPRPTLPNVVYVGGILTKPASPLPEDLQAWVSGAHEHGFVLVSFGAGVKYLSEDIANKLAHALARLPQRVIWRFSGNKPRNLGNNTKLIEWLPQNDLLGHSNIKAFLSHGGLNSIFETMYHGVPVVGIPLFGDHYDTMTRVQAKGMGILLNWKTMTERELYEALVKVINDPSYRQRAQRLSEIHKDQPGHPVNRTVYWINYILRHNGAQHLRAAVYSISLFQYFLLDIALVLLVGAALLYYVLARMAKLICKQSKQLWSNDKHSAVNGHYQNGIPNGKYRRNGHIKHEKKVK, encoded by the exons ATGAAGCCGTACGCTCCAGCCTTCTTTCTCCTGTGGAGCGCTGTCGGGATAGCGAGGGCTGCCAAAATCGTTGTTGTGCCGCCAATTATGTTTGAAAGCCATCTTTATATTTTCAAGACTCTGGCCTCAGCCTTGCATGACCAAGGTCACCAGACAGTGTTTCTCCTCTCTGAGGGCAGGGAGATCCCTCCATCTAATCACTACAGACTGCAGCGCTACCCAGGGATCTTTAACAGCAGCACCTCGGATGATTTCCTGCAGTCCAAGATGAGGAGTATCTTCTCGGGGAGGCTGACCGCCCTCGAACTGTTTGATATCCTGGAGCACTACTCCAAGAACTGCGACATGATCGTTGGCAACCGCAACCTCATGCGTGCCCTCAAGCAGGAGAAATTTGACCTGCTCCTGGTAGATCCCAATGAGATGTGTGGATTTGTTATAGCCCATCTTTTAGGGGTTAAATACGCTGTGTTTTCCACTGGCCTCTGGTATCCAGCAGAAGTGGGCGCTCCAGCTCCCCTGTCCTACGTTCCAGAGTTTAACTCGCTGCTCACAGATCACATGAACCTATTCGAGAGGattaaaaatactgttgttTATCTTATTTCGAGGTTTGGAGTCAGTTTTTTGGTTCTGCCAAAATATGAAAGGATAATGCAGAAACACAAGGTTCTTCCAGAACGGTCCATGTATGACTTGGTccatggatccagcctgtgGATGCTTTGTACTGATGTTGCACTGGAGTTTCCGAGACCCACGCTACCCAACGTTGTTTATGTGGGAGGAATCCTGACGAAGCCGGCCAGCCCTCTGCCAGAA GATCTGCAGGCGTGGGTGAGCGGCGCGCACGAGCACGGCTTCGTCCTCGTCTCCTTCGGCGCTGGAGTCAAGTACCTGTCGGAAGACATCGCCAATAAGCTGGCACACgccctggccaggctgcccCAGAGGGTTATCTGGAG GTTTTCAGGAAACAAACCAAGGAATTTAGGCAACAATACCAAGCTGATCGAATGGTTACCACAAAATGACCTCCTTG GTCACTCTAACATTAAAGCCTTCCTCAGTCACGGAGGCTTGAACAGCATTTTTGAGACCATGTACCACGGGGTCCCGGTGGTGGGCATTCCCCTCTTCGGAGACCATTACGATACCATGACCCGTGTGCAGGCCAAGGGGATGGGAATTCTGCTCAACTGGAAGACCATGACTGAGAGAGAGCTGTATGAAGCTCTAGTGAAAGTTATTAATGACCCCAG CTACCGGCAGCGGGCGCAGAGGCTGTCGGAGATCCACAAGGACCAGCCCGGGCACCCGGTGAACCGGACTGTGTACTGGATCAACTACATCCTGCGCCACAACGGAGCCCAGCACCTGCGTGCTGCTGTCTACAGCATCTCCCTCTTCCAGTACTTCCTACTGGATATTGCCTTGGTCCTACTCGTGGGTGCTGCCTTACTTTACTATGTGTTGGCCAGGATGGCAAAGTTAATCTGCAAGCAGAGCAAACAGCTCTGGTCCAATGACAAACATAGCGCTGTTAATGGACACTACCAGAACGGGATCCCCAATGGCAAGTATAGAAGGAATGGCCACATTAAGCATGAGAAAAAGGTGAAATGA